One genomic window of Lytechinus variegatus isolate NC3 chromosome 1, Lvar_3.0, whole genome shotgun sequence includes the following:
- the LOC121427331 gene encoding uncharacterized protein LOC121427331, whose protein sequence is MLQSILLRLQLQMLGIFHWAPIHWRHRCLLCSNHLEESKADPLFEPQAVNKHNEEAELHDREFLEDMDESAGLFPSPDFKDESSKTCWDEDEGSENTCAVCESLRWNREGDVTRNIKEWLPGPYRRAIGTVVSMLFMVMLTVGMCYMTVLYFCHLFGREDEVMHLTSFMSFSISLSSVALICVYGKTRYYFNGYGRRLDMENIQVNWGWSEMMHQDFMTRRLQYLCGPKGFHLPGIPFHVACLLWPVVNMVFEIVYFNSLSQLQPVINLMFAIIEVLSVTAGMLLYGVFCHTIFHLRCSFEIECNLLLAFFIENEGYLDRCRMRLAETYRDYRIFQSAVRSWVSFIVSIGILGLTIHLSWNYDVYSGNEKLNISSKDLILLNVLIFSEKLMIISLPVIAVGGMDLSYLWLHFQLALSRNRRSEQEYFWDRLIYYLRDMKENDQGTGVTAFLSVVSLYTGLKLGAQNLDYSGILGH, encoded by the exons ATGCTTCAAAGTATTTTGCTGAGGTTGCAACTACAAATGTTGGGAATATTTCACTGGGCACCTATTCACTGGCGACATCGATGTTTGTTGTGTAGCAATCACCTTGAAGAAAGCAAAGCTGATCCATTATTTGAACCTCAAG CTGTAAACAAGCACAATGAAGAAGCGGAACTACATGACAGAGAGTTTCTTGAGGACATGGACGAAAGTGCTGGATTATTCCCATCCCCAGACTTTAAGGATGAAAGCAGTAAGACTTGTTGGGACGAAGACGAAGGTAGTGAGAACACTTGTGCTGTGTGTGAGAGTCTACGATGGAACAGAGAAGGTGACGTCACCAGGAATATCAAGGAGTGGC TGCCTGGGCCATACCGCAGAGCCATAGGAACAGTAGTTTCTATGCTATTCATGGTAATGCTAACGGTCGGTATGTGCTACATGACTGTCCTCTACTTCTGTCACCTATTTGGTCGTGAAGACGAAGTGATGCATCTGACTTCgttcatgtcattttcaatcAGCTTGAGTTCGGTTGCCTTGATCTGTGTCTACGGGAAGACCCGGTATTACTTCAATGGTTATGGAAGAAGGCTGGACATGGAAAACATTCAAGTGAACTGGGGTTGGAGTGAAATGATGCATCAAGATTTTATG actCGACGTCTTCAGTACCTGTGCGGACCTAAGGGGTTTCATCTTCCAGGAATTCCATTTCATGTAGCATGTCTCCTATGGCCTGTTGTCAATATGGTCTTCGAAATAGTCTACTTCAACAGTTTGAGCCAGCTCCAGCCTGTCATAAACCTCATGTTTGCTATTATAGAG GTATTGTCTGTCACAGCTGGGATGTTGTTATATGGTGTATTCTGCCACACAATTTTCCACCTTCGTTGCTCCTTCGAGATCGAGTGCAATCTCCTCCTCGCCTTCTTTATCGAGAACGAAGGTTACCTCGATAGATGTCGCATGCGATTGGCGGAAACCTACCGTGACTACAGAATCTTTCAATCTGCCGTTAGGTCATGGGTTTCTTTCATCGTTTCAATCGGTATCCTTG GATTAACTATTCATTTGAGTTGGAACTACGATGTGTACAGCGGGAACGAAAAGCTGAATATAAGCAGCAAGGACCTCATCCTTCTCAATGTGCTTATCTTCTCTGAGAAGCTTATGATCATTTCCCTACCTGTTATTGCAGTAGGTGGGATGGACCTAAGCTATCTATGGCTTCATTTTCAACTGGCTCTCTCAAGGAACCGTCGAAGTGAGCAAGAGTATTTCTGGGACCGTCTAATCTATTACCTGCGTGATATGAAGGAGAATGACCAAGGAACCGGTGTTACCGCTTTTCTTTCTGTCGTCTCATTGTATACAGGGCTTAAACTCGGGGCGCAAAACCTAGACTATTCCGGTATTCTGGGACATTAA